The Agromyces sp. LHK192 genome includes a window with the following:
- a CDS encoding carboxypeptidase-like regulatory domain-containing protein: MPPTRSARWISIVIAIASLLVLTAPVPSASASAPEQSVYGSTAVMDTAGTPLVDAYVLLDPVAGGGQVVAKTDTDGIATFTDAPQEPTEYRMRVNWTWIDQSGLWYRVADGFSADGGTPATVVISSSQGDHRLEARIPVRLGTGSVSGTVTAPDGNAVPGAHVEVRGRGSGFVTANSAGAFLVPHVPPGTFQVTASCTCEVTGAPFGALPSSPITVTLVEGEQLLGTDVQLRAKGRISGSLVRENAEGSRSPVVDPTRAVVVYREGFAPTKQFASYKVLSAPDGSWSQHLEPGRYQVVFGRYLTPLGAANKVFVPDQYYSVGQSASKATVVSVEAGIGATGIDAVYPDTEPLTVGPVHSSIVIADRDGRRVPGAVTVVTPVMSGESFRSASDQGGWSSFHAAPYLPTLAELRIEHRRETWVYTTSGFVPDTTGAVPLPIWIRAGGGEGITLRDRLPFRLGSGSIEGTVTAGWDQGKSVRATLTTPTGDVIAQTWTEGVDLAYTFRDIPDGDYRISFDHPSPDLDRAPFGLDVRWYRNSASLHGATPVTVAGGAAVELDHQTLAARGRISGAIRTAAPGGGSKPLTDRVIAVYPAHSSPTSSDAGYSTVDADGAWSIDLQPGAYRVAFGVGEGSSFVVEHYHGGGSSAEAVILEVRAAVEIPHIDRTYPIEPEPEPEPEPKEPVVRLAGPDRFATAAAISAAAFAPGVETAYIASGANFPDALAGAAAAGSSDSPVLLVPADGSLPDNVRTELTRLEPKQIIILGSPASIAATINDRLRSLTSGEVVRLAGPDRFATAAAISAAAFAPGVETAYIASGANFPDALAGAAAAGSSDSPVLLVPADGSLPDNVRTELTRLEPKQIIILGSPASIAATINDRLRSLTSGEVVRLAGPDRFATAAAISAAAFAPGVETAYIASGANFPDALAGAAAAGSSDSPVLLVPADGSLPDSVRTELTRLEPKQIIILGSPASIAATINDRLRSLTRPG; this comes from the coding sequence ATGCCACCCACCCGTAGCGCACGATGGATCTCGATCGTCATCGCAATCGCCTCCCTCCTCGTGCTCACGGCTCCCGTGCCGTCCGCGTCCGCCTCCGCTCCCGAACAATCCGTGTATGGCTCTACCGCCGTGATGGACACCGCCGGCACCCCCCTCGTCGACGCCTACGTCCTGCTCGATCCGGTCGCTGGGGGCGGCCAGGTCGTCGCGAAGACCGATACGGACGGGATCGCGACGTTCACGGACGCGCCGCAGGAACCGACTGAGTACCGCATGCGCGTGAATTGGACATGGATCGACCAATCGGGCCTGTGGTACCGCGTCGCCGACGGCTTCTCCGCCGACGGGGGAACCCCTGCGACGGTGGTCATCAGCTCGAGCCAGGGTGATCACCGGCTGGAGGCACGAATCCCAGTGCGGCTCGGCACCGGGAGCGTCTCCGGCACGGTGACCGCGCCTGATGGGAACGCGGTCCCGGGAGCACACGTCGAGGTCCGTGGGCGGGGATCAGGTTTCGTGACGGCGAATTCAGCCGGCGCCTTCCTAGTGCCGCATGTCCCACCGGGCACATTCCAGGTCACGGCGAGCTGCACCTGTGAGGTGACCGGAGCCCCGTTCGGCGCGCTGCCATCGTCGCCGATCACCGTCACCCTCGTGGAGGGAGAGCAGCTTCTCGGCACCGATGTGCAGCTCCGGGCCAAAGGGCGCATCAGCGGATCGCTCGTGCGCGAGAACGCAGAGGGAAGTCGTTCTCCGGTCGTCGATCCAACGCGCGCGGTCGTCGTGTACCGGGAGGGATTCGCGCCGACGAAGCAGTTCGCGTCGTACAAGGTGCTCTCCGCGCCGGACGGCTCCTGGTCGCAACACCTGGAACCGGGTCGGTACCAGGTCGTCTTCGGCCGCTATCTGACACCACTGGGCGCGGCGAACAAGGTCTTCGTACCCGATCAGTACTACTCCGTGGGGCAGTCTGCGTCCAAGGCGACGGTGGTGTCGGTGGAAGCCGGGATCGGGGCGACCGGGATCGATGCCGTATATCCCGACACGGAACCGCTCACCGTCGGGCCGGTCCACTCGTCGATCGTGATCGCGGACCGCGACGGCAGGCGGGTGCCCGGCGCCGTCACCGTCGTCACGCCCGTCATGAGCGGCGAGTCCTTCCGATCAGCATCCGATCAGGGCGGGTGGTCGTCGTTCCACGCCGCCCCTTACCTGCCCACGCTCGCGGAACTGCGGATCGAGCACCGCCGCGAAACCTGGGTGTACACGACCTCCGGGTTCGTGCCCGATACCACCGGCGCAGTGCCGCTGCCGATCTGGATCCGTGCGGGTGGCGGCGAGGGGATCACCCTCCGAGACCGGCTCCCGTTTCGCCTCGGTTCGGGATCCATCGAAGGCACCGTCACGGCCGGATGGGACCAGGGGAAGTCGGTTCGCGCGACGCTGACCACGCCGACCGGTGACGTCATCGCACAGACCTGGACTGAGGGGGTGGATCTTGCGTACACCTTCCGCGACATCCCCGACGGCGACTACCGGATCTCGTTCGACCATCCGTCGCCCGACCTCGACCGAGCTCCATTCGGTCTCGACGTGAGGTGGTACCGGAACTCCGCGAGCCTGCACGGCGCAACACCCGTGACCGTCGCCGGGGGTGCCGCCGTCGAACTGGATCACCAGACCTTGGCGGCTCGCGGCAGAATCAGCGGTGCGATTCGAACTGCGGCTCCGGGCGGTGGATCGAAGCCACTCACGGACCGAGTGATCGCCGTGTACCCAGCACACTCGTCGCCGACGTCGTCTGATGCCGGCTACTCGACGGTCGATGCCGATGGCGCGTGGTCGATCGACCTGCAGCCCGGTGCGTATCGGGTCGCGTTCGGGGTCGGCGAGGGGTCATCGTTCGTCGTAGAGCACTACCACGGCGGCGGCTCATCGGCGGAAGCCGTCATCCTCGAGGTCCGGGCCGCGGTTGAGATCCCGCACATCGATCGCACCTACCCGATCGAACCGGAACCGGAACCGGAACCGGAACCGAAGGAGCCTGTCGTCCGATTGGCAGGCCCCGACCGGTTCGCGACGGCAGCCGCGATCTCCGCGGCCGCGTTCGCCCCAGGGGTGGAAACCGCGTACATCGCTTCCGGCGCCAATTTCCCCGACGCCCTCGCTGGCGCCGCAGCGGCCGGATCCTCCGACTCGCCCGTCCTCCTCGTCCCCGCAGACGGCTCGCTCCCGGACAACGTCCGAACCGAACTCACCCGCCTCGAGCCGAAGCAGATCATCATCCTCGGCAGCCCCGCCAGCATCGCCGCCACCATCAACGACCGACTCCGTTCCCTCACCTCCGGCGAAGTCGTCCGATTGGCAGGCCCCGACCGGTTCGCGACGGCAGCCGCGATCTCCGCGGCCGCGTTCGCCCCAGGGGTGGAAACCGCGTACATCGCTTCCGGCGCCAATTTCCCCGACGCCCTCGCCGGCGCCGCAGCGGCCGGATCCTCCGACTCGCCCGTCCTCCTCGTCCCCGCAGACGGCTCGCTCCCGGACAACGTCCGAACCGAACTCACCCGCCTCGAGCCGAAGCAGATCATCATCCTCGGCAGCCCCGCCAGCATCGCCGCCACCATCAACGACCGACTCCGTTCCCTCACCTCCGGCGAAGTCGTCCGATTGGCAGGCCCCGACCGGTTCGCGACGGCAGCCGCGATCTCCGCGGCCGCGTTCGCCCCAGGGGTGGAAACCGCGTACATCGCTTCCGGCGCCAATTTCCCCGACGCCCTCGCCGGCGCCGCAGCGGCCGGATCCTCCGACTCGCCCGTCCTCCTCGTCCCCGCAGACGGCTCGCTCCCGGACAGCGTCCGAACCGAACTCACCCGCCTCGAGCCGAAGCAGATCATCATCCTCGGCAGCCCCGCCAGCATCGCCGCCACCATCAACGACCGACTCCGTTCCCTCACTCGGCCGGGTTGA
- a CDS encoding DUF485 domain-containing protein: MGNDALSAEQTALDRVDYPAVQASPEFQKLRRTHRSFVFPVLGACLVWYLAYVLLAVYAHDFMSTRVFGSVNLAMILGLAQVVTTFAVTMWYVSYANKHLDPKAEQLRDEIEQGDFDLAAAGTATTGTDAEGVTR, from the coding sequence ATGGGCAACGACGCCCTGAGTGCGGAGCAGACGGCGCTGGACCGCGTCGACTACCCCGCCGTGCAAGCATCACCTGAATTCCAGAAGCTGCGGCGGACCCACCGCAGCTTCGTGTTCCCCGTCCTCGGTGCCTGCCTCGTCTGGTACCTCGCCTACGTGCTGCTGGCCGTGTACGCGCACGACTTCATGTCGACTCGCGTGTTCGGCAGCGTGAACCTCGCGATGATCCTCGGCCTCGCCCAGGTCGTCACGACGTTCGCCGTGACCATGTGGTACGTGAGCTACGCGAACAAGCACCTCGACCCGAAGGCCGAGCAGCTGCGCGACGAGATCGAGCAGGGCGACTTCGACCTGGCCGCCGCCGGCACCGCCACGACGGGCACCGACGCCGAGGGGGTGACCCGCTGA
- a CDS encoding sensor histidine kinase: MPESTLLAAAAGVVAGALAVGLVVLLRRIVLASRDLGTDEERATYRTLHLASRAAAHLRGGLGEQDAARATRHLRALLASRTLALADASGAVSIDGDEALREQAATLAAQVAASGRPQVQRGIRAGSFETDAAAAPVLVGRRAVGAVVAFEPTVRSGLVRATGEVADWVAAQVELGELEASRAALAEAEVRALRAQISPHFIYNSLNAIASFINTDPATARELVLEFADFTRYSFRRHGDFTTVAEELRSIDSYLRLERARFGDRLRVTLQIAPEVLSTVVPFLSIQPLVENAVRHGLESKEGGGRITIEASDQGAFADISVEDDGVGIDPAVLERVLAGGAAGEHVGLRNVDARLRQVYGEEHGLVVETNLGAGTLVRMRVPKSQPGHDHEGRNDR; this comes from the coding sequence ATGCCCGAGTCGACGTTGCTCGCAGCCGCTGCCGGCGTGGTCGCCGGTGCGCTCGCCGTCGGACTCGTGGTCCTGTTGCGCCGGATCGTGCTCGCGTCACGCGATCTCGGCACCGACGAGGAGCGGGCGACCTACCGCACGCTCCACCTCGCGTCGCGGGCCGCGGCCCACCTGCGCGGCGGTCTCGGCGAGCAGGATGCCGCGCGCGCGACCCGGCACCTCCGGGCCCTCCTCGCATCGCGGACGCTCGCCCTCGCGGATGCCTCGGGCGCCGTGTCGATCGACGGCGACGAGGCGCTGCGCGAGCAGGCCGCGACGCTCGCGGCGCAGGTCGCCGCGTCGGGCCGACCACAGGTGCAACGCGGCATCCGTGCCGGTTCGTTCGAGACGGATGCCGCGGCCGCGCCCGTGCTCGTCGGGCGCCGCGCGGTCGGCGCGGTCGTGGCGTTCGAACCGACGGTGCGCTCGGGGCTCGTGCGCGCCACCGGCGAGGTGGCCGACTGGGTGGCCGCGCAGGTCGAGCTCGGCGAGCTCGAGGCGTCGCGCGCCGCGTTGGCCGAAGCCGAGGTGCGGGCGCTTCGCGCCCAGATCAGCCCGCACTTCATCTACAACTCGCTGAACGCGATCGCCTCGTTCATCAACACCGACCCGGCGACGGCTCGCGAACTCGTGCTCGAGTTCGCCGACTTCACGCGGTACTCGTTCCGGCGCCACGGCGATTTCACGACCGTCGCCGAGGAGCTCCGTTCGATCGACAGCTACCTCCGCCTCGAGCGGGCCCGGTTCGGCGACCGGCTGCGGGTCACGCTCCAGATCGCCCCGGAGGTGCTGTCGACGGTCGTGCCGTTCCTGTCGATCCAGCCGCTCGTGGAGAACGCGGTCAGGCACGGCCTGGAGTCGAAGGAGGGCGGCGGGCGCATCACGATCGAGGCATCCGACCAGGGCGCCTTCGCCGACATCAGCGTGGAGGACGACGGAGTCGGCATCGACCCCGCGGTGCTCGAGCGCGTGCTCGCCGGCGGTGCCGCGGGCGAGCACGTGGGGCTGCGCAACGTCGACGCCCGGCTCCGCCAGGTGTACGGCGAGGAGCACGGCCTCGTCGTCGAGACGAACCTCGGCGCGGGCACCCTGGTGCGCATGCGCGTGCCGAAGTCGCAACCGGGGCACGACCACGAGGGAAGGAACGACCGGTGA
- a CDS encoding cation acetate symporter, with product MLHLEAATTSPGEPWLNIAIFGAFVAVTMVIVFRASRNNKTAADYYAAGRSFTGGQNGSAIAGDYLSAASFLGIVGAIAMTGYDGFLYSIGFLVAWLVALLLVAELLRNTGKFTMADVLSFRLKQRPVRIAAATTTLVVCFFYLLAQMAGAGGLVSLLLGVGDQLGQALVITVVGALMILYVLIGGMKGTTWVQIIKAVLLIAGAGLMTVWVLAINGFDFSALLDKAVEVAGNPAILDPGLKYGVSDVSKIDFVSLGLALVLGTAALPHVLMRFYTVPTAKEARKSVVWAIWLIGIFYVFTLVLGYGAAALVGPEVIAAAPGGPNSAAPLLAFELGGPLLLGLISAIAFATILAVVAGLTITAAASFAHDIYASVVKKGKPEPGAEVKVARRTVLIIGVVAIIGGIGANGQNVAFLVALAFAVAASANLPTIVYSLFWKRFTTKGALWSMYGGLISAIVLIIFSPVVSGSETSMLKTETIDFAIFPLSNPGIISIPLAFFLGWLGTVLDKGTEDPLKQSEMEVRSLTGVGAEKAVDH from the coding sequence ATGCTGCACCTCGAAGCCGCCACGACCTCGCCCGGCGAGCCGTGGCTCAACATCGCCATCTTCGGCGCGTTCGTCGCCGTCACCATGGTCATCGTGTTCCGCGCCAGCCGGAACAACAAGACCGCCGCCGACTACTACGCCGCCGGGCGCTCGTTCACGGGCGGCCAGAACGGCTCCGCCATCGCGGGCGACTACCTGTCGGCGGCGTCCTTCCTCGGCATCGTCGGCGCGATCGCCATGACCGGGTACGACGGGTTCCTCTACTCGATCGGATTCCTCGTCGCGTGGCTCGTGGCCCTGCTGCTGGTCGCCGAACTCCTGCGCAACACCGGCAAGTTCACGATGGCCGACGTCCTGTCGTTCCGCCTCAAGCAGCGCCCCGTGCGCATCGCCGCCGCGACCACGACCCTCGTCGTCTGCTTCTTCTACCTGCTCGCCCAGATGGCCGGCGCCGGCGGACTCGTGTCGCTGCTGCTCGGCGTCGGCGACCAGCTCGGCCAGGCGCTCGTCATCACTGTCGTCGGTGCGCTGATGATCCTGTACGTGCTCATCGGCGGCATGAAGGGCACCACGTGGGTGCAGATCATCAAGGCGGTGCTGCTCATCGCGGGCGCCGGCCTGATGACCGTCTGGGTGCTCGCGATCAACGGGTTCGACTTCTCGGCGCTGCTCGACAAGGCCGTGGAGGTCGCCGGCAACCCGGCCATCCTCGACCCGGGACTCAAGTACGGCGTCTCCGACGTCTCGAAGATCGACTTCGTCTCGCTCGGCCTCGCGCTCGTGCTCGGCACCGCCGCGCTGCCGCACGTGCTGATGCGGTTCTACACCGTGCCCACCGCGAAGGAGGCCCGCAAGTCGGTCGTCTGGGCGATCTGGCTGATCGGCATCTTCTACGTGTTCACCCTGGTGCTCGGCTACGGCGCTGCCGCGCTCGTCGGCCCCGAGGTGATCGCGGCCGCGCCCGGCGGACCCAACTCGGCGGCACCGCTGCTCGCGTTCGAACTCGGCGGACCGCTGCTGCTGGGACTCATCTCGGCGATCGCGTTCGCGACGATCCTCGCGGTCGTCGCCGGCCTCACGATCACCGCGGCAGCGAGCTTCGCGCACGACATCTACGCGTCGGTCGTGAAGAAGGGCAAGCCCGAGCCGGGCGCCGAGGTCAAGGTCGCCCGCCGCACGGTGCTCATCATCGGCGTCGTCGCGATCATCGGCGGCATCGGGGCGAACGGCCAGAACGTCGCGTTCCTCGTGGCGCTCGCGTTCGCCGTGGCCGCGTCGGCCAACCTGCCGACGATCGTCTACTCGCTCTTCTGGAAGCGCTTCACCACGAAGGGCGCCCTCTGGAGCATGTACGGCGGCCTGATCTCGGCGATCGTCCTCATCATCTTCTCGCCGGTCGTCTCGGGCTCCGAGACGAGCATGCTGAAGACCGAGACGATCGACTTCGCGATCTTCCCGCTGTCCAACCCCGGCATCATCTCGATCCCGCTCGCGTTCTTCCTGGGCTGGCTCGGCACGGTGCTCGACAAGGGCACGGAGGACCCGCTCAAGCAGTCCGAGATGGAGGTGCGTTCGCTCACCGGTGTCGGAGCCGAGAAGGCGGTCGACCACTAG
- a CDS encoding signal peptidase II yields the protein MPARTPKWTTAAPWIAIAIAVVVIVVDQLTKIWAEASLTTTERIELVGDLLGLQLAYNPGAAFSIGEGSTWIFTILSGVGVVVAAWFAWRTRSRAWAICLGLLLGGATTHFLDRLLRQPSFGQGHVVDFIAYLNWFIGNVADIALFAGAVMLVVLFALGIEQRPHDDEAPAEETAPVVE from the coding sequence ATGCCCGCCAGAACCCCGAAGTGGACGACCGCCGCGCCCTGGATCGCCATCGCGATCGCGGTGGTCGTGATCGTCGTCGACCAGCTCACGAAGATCTGGGCCGAGGCATCCCTGACGACGACCGAGCGCATCGAGCTGGTCGGCGACCTGCTCGGCCTGCAGCTCGCGTACAACCCCGGCGCCGCGTTCTCGATCGGCGAGGGCTCGACGTGGATCTTCACGATCCTCTCGGGGGTCGGTGTCGTCGTCGCGGCGTGGTTCGCCTGGCGTACGCGCTCGCGCGCGTGGGCGATCTGCCTCGGGCTGCTGCTGGGCGGCGCGACCACGCACTTCCTCGACCGGCTGCTGCGGCAGCCCTCGTTCGGGCAGGGCCACGTCGTCGACTTCATCGCCTACCTGAACTGGTTCATCGGCAACGTCGCCGACATCGCGTTGTTCGCCGGAGCGGTGATGCTCGTCGTGCTGTTCGCTCTCGGCATCGAGCAGCGCCCGCACGACGACGAGGCCCCGGCGGAGGAGACGGCCCCGGTCGTCGAGTAG
- the lpdA gene encoding dihydrolipoyl dehydrogenase has protein sequence MANHFDVVILGAGPGGYVAAIRAAQLGLTVAVIEEKYWGGVCLNVGCIPSKALLRNAELAHIFHAQASTFGISGDVHFDFGAAYDRSRQVSEKHVKGVHFLMKKNGITEFDGRGSFTGPNSIDVRRADGSVEQLTFANAIIATGSRVRLLPGVELSPNVVTYESQILTRDLPRSIAIVGAGAIGMEFAYILRNYGVEVTVIEFLDRALPNEDVEVSKEITRQYRNLGVPILTSTKVEQVVDQGASVTVSYTGAEGQPGQLVVDKVLMAVGFAPNVEGFGLETTGVQLTERGAIGIDERMRTNVPHIYAIGDATAKLMLAHVAEAQGVVAAETIADAETMELGDYRMMPRATFCSPQVASFGLTEQQARDEGYDVVVAKFPFTANGKANGLGDPVGFVKLVADRTHFELLGGHLIGPDASELLPELTLAQKWDLGALELARNVHTHPTLSEALQEAFHGLVGHMINM, from the coding sequence ATGGCCAACCACTTCGACGTCGTCATCCTCGGCGCGGGTCCCGGCGGGTACGTCGCCGCCATCCGCGCCGCCCAGCTCGGCCTCACGGTCGCCGTCATCGAGGAGAAGTACTGGGGAGGGGTCTGCCTCAACGTCGGCTGCATCCCCTCGAAGGCGCTGCTGCGCAACGCGGAGCTCGCGCACATCTTCCACGCCCAGGCATCCACGTTCGGCATCTCGGGCGACGTGCACTTCGACTTCGGCGCGGCGTACGACCGCAGCCGGCAGGTGTCGGAGAAGCACGTCAAGGGCGTGCACTTCCTGATGAAGAAGAACGGGATCACCGAGTTCGACGGACGCGGGTCGTTCACCGGCCCCAACTCGATCGACGTGCGCCGCGCCGACGGTTCGGTCGAGCAGCTGACGTTCGCGAACGCGATCATCGCGACGGGGTCGAGGGTGCGCCTGCTGCCCGGCGTCGAGCTCTCGCCGAACGTCGTGACGTACGAATCGCAGATTCTCACCCGTGACCTGCCGCGCTCGATCGCGATCGTCGGCGCCGGCGCGATCGGCATGGAGTTCGCCTACATCCTGCGCAACTACGGCGTCGAAGTGACGGTCATCGAGTTCCTCGACCGCGCGCTGCCGAACGAGGACGTCGAGGTCTCGAAGGAGATCACGCGCCAGTACCGCAACCTCGGCGTGCCCATCCTCACCTCGACGAAGGTCGAGCAGGTCGTCGACCAGGGGGCATCCGTCACGGTGTCGTACACCGGCGCCGAGGGGCAGCCGGGGCAGCTCGTCGTCGACAAGGTGCTCATGGCCGTCGGCTTCGCGCCGAACGTCGAGGGCTTCGGCCTCGAGACGACCGGCGTGCAGCTCACCGAGCGCGGTGCGATCGGCATCGACGAGCGGATGCGCACGAACGTGCCGCACATCTACGCGATCGGAGACGCGACCGCGAAGCTCATGCTCGCGCACGTCGCCGAGGCGCAGGGCGTCGTCGCCGCCGAGACCATCGCCGATGCCGAGACCATGGAGCTCGGCGACTACCGGATGATGCCGCGTGCCACGTTCTGCTCGCCGCAGGTCGCGAGCTTCGGCCTCACCGAGCAGCAGGCCCGCGACGAGGGCTACGACGTGGTCGTCGCCAAGTTCCCGTTCACCGCCAACGGCAAGGCGAACGGCCTCGGCGACCCGGTCGGCTTCGTGAAGCTCGTCGCCGACAGGACCCACTTCGAGCTGCTCGGCGGCCACCTCATCGGGCCGGATGCCTCTGAGCTGCTGCCCGAGCTCACCCTCGCGCAGAAATGGGACCTCGGCGCCCTCGAGCTCGCCCGCAACGTGCACACCCACCCGACGCTGTCGGAGGCGCTGCAGGAGGCGTTCCACGGGCTCGTCGGGCACATGATCAACATGTAG
- a CDS encoding DMT family transporter produces MSAWLQFIAMGIVWGSSFLFMKVALEGVSFGQVAWSRTVLGGIALAVIVAVMRPRIAGADGRPGPLLPREPIVWLHFLVVSFTTCVIPYLCFAWAEQYVSSSLASIYNATTPIMTALMATLVFRVERLGGSRWFGVGLGILGVLVVIAPWQLAGLTGSLAGQLACLVATLCYGFTFGYQRRFLSHRPIAPATFAFLSIGVSAVVMLLLTPWLALEPVELDWAVVGSLLALGILGTGLAYIWNINVLRAWGPTGTSTVTYITPVVGVALGLLLLGERLSWHEPAGAVLVLVGILFAQGRLRLGRRRAPVEASAG; encoded by the coding sequence GTGTCGGCGTGGCTCCAGTTCATCGCCATGGGCATCGTGTGGGGGTCGAGCTTCCTCTTCATGAAGGTCGCGCTCGAGGGGGTCTCGTTCGGGCAGGTCGCGTGGTCGCGCACCGTGCTCGGCGGCATCGCGCTCGCCGTGATCGTGGCGGTCATGCGTCCGCGGATCGCGGGTGCCGACGGGCGGCCGGGGCCCCTGCTGCCGCGTGAGCCGATCGTGTGGCTGCACTTCCTCGTGGTGTCGTTCACGACGTGCGTGATCCCGTACCTGTGCTTCGCGTGGGCCGAGCAGTACGTGTCGTCGAGCCTCGCGTCGATCTACAACGCGACCACCCCGATCATGACCGCGCTCATGGCGACGCTCGTGTTCCGGGTCGAACGGCTGGGCGGCAGCCGGTGGTTCGGTGTCGGCCTCGGGATCCTCGGCGTGCTCGTCGTCATCGCACCGTGGCAGCTCGCCGGGCTCACCGGCAGCCTCGCCGGTCAGCTCGCGTGCCTCGTCGCGACCCTCTGCTACGGGTTCACGTTCGGGTATCAGCGCCGGTTCCTGAGCCACCGGCCGATCGCGCCCGCGACGTTCGCGTTCCTGTCGATCGGGGTGTCGGCGGTCGTGATGCTCCTGCTCACGCCGTGGCTCGCGCTCGAGCCGGTCGAGCTCGACTGGGCGGTGGTGGGCTCGCTCCTCGCGCTCGGCATCCTCGGCACCGGGCTCGCGTACATCTGGAACATCAACGTGCTGCGCGCCTGGGGGCCGACGGGCACGTCGACGGTGACGTACATCACGCCCGTCGTCGGCGTCGCATTGGGCCTGCTCCTGCTCGGCGAGCGGCTGAGCTGGCACGAACCGGCCGGCGCGGTGCTCGTGCTCGTCGGCATCCTGTTCGCGCAGGGGCGGCTGCGCCTGGGTCGGCGCCGTGCGCCGGTCGAGGCATCCGCCGGCTGA
- a CDS encoding LytTR family DNA-binding domain-containing protein, producing MISVLIADDEQPAIDELAFLLGQDPRIGVIHVANSGSEAIRLLTRETVDAAFLDIHMPGLTGFDLARALQRFDRAPALVFVTADEEGALEAFDLAAVDYLLKPVRTERLQRSVGRVVEALGAPAPTPSTAPQPELIAVTLGGTTRMIRRDDVRYVQAQGDYARLHTEEASFLVRVPMADLERQWADAGFVRIHRSYLVALGHVTRVRLGGDHASVSVGGAELPVSRRLLPGLRERLDSTTLRGRS from the coding sequence GTGATCTCCGTCCTCATCGCCGACGACGAGCAGCCCGCGATCGACGAGCTCGCGTTCCTGTTGGGCCAGGATCCGCGGATCGGCGTCATCCACGTCGCGAACTCCGGCTCGGAGGCGATCCGGCTCCTCACCCGCGAGACCGTCGACGCCGCGTTCCTCGACATCCACATGCCAGGTCTGACGGGGTTCGACCTCGCCCGCGCCCTCCAGCGGTTCGACCGCGCGCCCGCGCTCGTGTTCGTCACCGCCGACGAGGAGGGCGCCCTCGAGGCGTTCGACCTCGCCGCGGTCGACTACCTGCTCAAGCCCGTGCGCACCGAGCGGCTCCAGCGGTCGGTCGGCCGGGTGGTCGAGGCACTGGGCGCCCCGGCGCCGACGCCGTCGACTGCGCCGCAGCCCGAACTCATCGCCGTCACGCTCGGCGGCACGACCCGCATGATCCGCCGCGACGACGTGCGCTACGTGCAGGCGCAGGGCGACTACGCGCGCCTGCACACCGAGGAGGCGAGCTTCCTCGTTCGCGTGCCGATGGCCGACCTGGAGCGGCAGTGGGCCGACGCCGGGTTCGTGCGCATCCACCGCTCCTACCTCGTCGCCCTCGGGCACGTGACGCGGGTCCGGCTCGGCGGGGACCACGCGAGCGTCTCGGTCGGCGGTGCGGAGCTGCCGGTGAGCCGGCGCCTGCTGCCGGGCCTTCGCGAGCGGCTCGACTCGACGACGCTCCGGGGCCGGTCGTGA